In Rhodococcus sp. OK302, one genomic interval encodes:
- a CDS encoding bifunctional MaoC family dehydratase N-terminal/OB-fold nucleic acid binding domain-containing protein → MSDFQTQLEAFVGQTLVPTTWGPDEVNIPMIRHWVETMGDANPVYLDDEAARATGRDGVVAPAQMLQVWIMRTFTDKMAGNDPSQVWTDLIATLDAAGYSSVVATDSDQEFFTELRPGDRINYTEVIESISPEKKTGLGVGHFVTTLKTYRNGDDQVVGTQRWRTLRFKPQEAKAPEAPRELRPRPALNADNAFWFEAAKEHRLVIQRCTDCKTLRHPTGPMCGECQSLAWDTIDSTGRGTVYSFVVNHHPKIGAFDYPLIVAVIELEEGTRLIANMVGIAPEDVVVDMPVELDWIDADPDLTLPAFRPAAREEH, encoded by the coding sequence GTGAGCGACTTTCAGACGCAACTCGAAGCCTTTGTAGGCCAGACGCTCGTTCCCACCACGTGGGGACCTGACGAGGTCAACATCCCCATGATCCGGCATTGGGTCGAGACCATGGGCGACGCAAACCCCGTTTACCTCGACGACGAAGCTGCGCGCGCCACCGGCCGCGACGGCGTCGTTGCTCCCGCGCAGATGCTCCAGGTCTGGATCATGCGCACCTTCACCGACAAGATGGCCGGCAACGACCCGTCGCAGGTGTGGACCGATCTGATCGCCACTCTCGACGCCGCCGGATACAGCTCCGTCGTGGCCACCGATTCCGATCAGGAGTTCTTCACCGAACTGCGCCCCGGCGATCGGATCAATTACACCGAGGTCATCGAGTCGATTTCCCCGGAGAAGAAGACCGGCCTCGGCGTCGGCCACTTCGTGACGACGCTCAAGACCTACCGCAACGGTGACGACCAGGTTGTCGGCACGCAGCGTTGGCGGACCTTGCGGTTCAAGCCGCAGGAAGCCAAGGCTCCGGAGGCTCCGCGCGAGCTGCGTCCGCGTCCGGCGCTCAACGCGGACAACGCTTTCTGGTTCGAAGCTGCCAAGGAACACCGCCTGGTGATCCAGCGCTGCACCGACTGCAAGACCCTTCGTCATCCCACCGGACCGATGTGCGGCGAATGCCAGTCACTCGCGTGGGACACGATCGACTCGACCGGTCGCGGCACGGTGTACAGCTTCGTGGTCAATCACCACCCCAAGATCGGTGCTTTCGATTACCCGCTCATCGTTGCGGTCATCGAACTCGAAGAGGGAACCCGATTGATCGCCAACATGGTGGGTATTGCGCCCGAAGATGTCGTGGTCGACATGCCCGTGGAACTTGACTGGATCGACGCCGACCCGGATCTGACGCTTCCCGCGTTCCGGCCGGCCGCACGCGAGGAGCACTGA
- a CDS encoding acyl-CoA dehydrogenase family protein, translating into MDLRESPEQQELRKELRAYFAALLPEEKRRAAGEQGVGGEYFREIVKLLGKDGWLGIGWPVEFGGQGRSIEEQFVFFDEVQRAGLPFPFVTVNTVGPTLMKYGTEEQKERFLPGILAGDIVFAIGYTEPEAGTDLASLKTRAVLDGEEWVVDGNKIFTSGANTADYVWLAARTDADAPKHKGISILIVPTADPGFEWSPINTVGGLMVTSTYYAGIRVPAKDVVGEVNGGWKLITAQLNHERVGLAAIGGRTYGLWNLVLDWAKENGTIDIPWVQQDFARTHAKLEAMRLLNWKMTAAVAQDTLSGADAGATKTYGTETHVDVYRTLLGILGSAGRIRPESPGAILAGQIEQISRQGVVNTFGGGVNEVLRDMVGTIGLGLVREKRVK; encoded by the coding sequence ATGGATCTGAGGGAATCGCCCGAGCAGCAGGAGCTCCGCAAGGAGTTGCGCGCGTACTTCGCAGCGCTGCTGCCGGAAGAGAAGCGCCGCGCTGCCGGTGAACAAGGTGTGGGCGGCGAGTACTTCCGCGAGATCGTGAAGTTGCTCGGCAAGGACGGCTGGCTCGGTATCGGCTGGCCTGTGGAGTTCGGTGGCCAGGGCCGCTCCATCGAAGAGCAGTTCGTGTTCTTCGACGAGGTTCAGCGCGCCGGTCTGCCTTTCCCCTTCGTGACCGTCAATACCGTCGGCCCGACGTTGATGAAGTACGGCACCGAGGAGCAGAAGGAACGTTTCCTTCCGGGCATCCTCGCCGGTGACATCGTCTTCGCTATCGGTTACACCGAGCCCGAGGCCGGAACCGACTTGGCTTCGCTCAAGACTCGCGCAGTGCTCGACGGTGAAGAGTGGGTTGTCGACGGCAACAAGATCTTCACCAGTGGTGCCAATACTGCTGACTACGTCTGGCTCGCGGCTCGCACGGACGCCGACGCTCCCAAGCACAAGGGCATCTCGATCCTGATCGTGCCGACGGCTGACCCCGGCTTCGAGTGGTCGCCGATCAACACTGTCGGCGGTCTGATGGTGACGTCGACGTACTACGCCGGCATCCGCGTCCCCGCAAAGGACGTTGTCGGTGAGGTCAACGGCGGCTGGAAGCTGATCACCGCGCAGCTCAACCACGAGCGAGTTGGCTTGGCCGCCATCGGTGGTCGTACGTACGGCCTGTGGAACCTGGTCCTGGACTGGGCCAAGGAAAACGGCACCATCGACATCCCTTGGGTCCAGCAGGATTTCGCTCGCACGCATGCGAAGCTCGAAGCGATGCGTCTGCTGAACTGGAAGATGACGGCTGCCGTCGCCCAGGACACGCTCTCAGGAGCCGACGCCGGTGCCACCAAGACGTACGGCACCGAAACTCACGTCGACGTGTACCGCACACTCCTCGGAATCCTCGGCTCCGCGGGACGTATCCGTCCCGAGTCGCCGGGCGCGATCCTCGCCGGTCAGATCGAGCAGATCTCCCGTCAGGGCGTCGTGAACACCTTCGGTGGCGGCGTCAACGAGGTTCTGCGTGACATGGTCGGCACCATCGGCCTCGGCTTGGTCCGCGAAAAGAGGGTCAAGTGA
- a CDS encoding nuclear transport factor 2 family protein, producing MEPSDRIALTDLAARYAQAVDRRNPTALAALFTEKAAFVLPPALNGTDAPTEIAGNATLSTSIVDAVAHLHSTRHIVQQQVLDLDTPTTAHGEAYCSAHHIYPRGEGFRDNLIELRYQDSFEKVDGTWLFSRRELIVDFAEDAPVILLGR from the coding sequence ATGGAACCCTCGGATCGGATCGCGCTCACCGACTTGGCCGCCAGGTACGCACAGGCCGTCGACCGCCGAAATCCCACCGCTCTTGCCGCTCTGTTCACCGAAAAAGCCGCGTTCGTCTTGCCGCCGGCCTTGAACGGAACCGACGCGCCGACGGAGATCGCGGGCAACGCGACGCTGTCCACCTCAATAGTCGACGCCGTCGCTCACCTGCATTCCACGCGGCACATCGTCCAGCAGCAGGTCCTCGATCTAGACACTCCGACCACCGCCCACGGTGAGGCCTACTGCTCTGCTCACCACATCTACCCGCGTGGCGAGGGTTTCCGGGACAACCTGATCGAACTGCGCTACCAGGACAGTTTCGAGAAGGTCGACGGCACCTGGCTGTTCTCTCGACGAGAGTTGATCGTCGACTTCGCCGAGGATGCGCCGGTCATTCTGCTCGGCCGGTAA
- a CDS encoding enhanced intracellular survival protein Eis, producing MSTDSKIAIRTATEADWPAIQLLDSTGFGFHPSAADKTLTRALYKPEDIVVATDGDQVVGLAIEFDMEFTVPGGHQVPSRGITWVSVAPTHRRRGILRSMFTRLHQHIASSGAPLVALTASDARIYNRFGYGPATVSEGISLDRRFAEFRAEAPDASGVSITDAPTAATLLPGIYDRWRLATPGVQKRPQAHWDHTLADPSEHRAGASGLFFLTHADGYVSYRHRNEGHDSIVEVDEFVALTTDVYAALWRTLCGLDLVTRIEARQHPEDPLRLMLTDYRLVRTTRRSDRLWLRIMDVPAALEAREYAADLDTVITIEDPFLDAGGSFALTIRGGKATCTPTDADARITMPSDVLSSVYLGAHQARTFAAAGRIQASDDLEIHRFDVAFGTARPAVLGYGF from the coding sequence GTGAGCACTGACAGCAAGATCGCAATCCGAACCGCCACCGAAGCCGATTGGCCGGCGATCCAGTTGCTCGACTCCACCGGGTTCGGATTCCACCCGTCGGCAGCCGACAAGACGCTCACCCGGGCGCTCTACAAGCCCGAGGACATCGTCGTCGCGACGGATGGCGACCAGGTTGTCGGCCTGGCCATCGAGTTCGACATGGAGTTCACGGTGCCCGGCGGTCACCAAGTACCCAGCCGAGGCATCACCTGGGTGTCCGTCGCCCCGACACACCGTCGTCGTGGGATCTTGCGCTCGATGTTCACTCGGCTGCACCAGCACATCGCGTCGAGCGGCGCTCCCCTGGTCGCGCTGACAGCCAGCGACGCCCGCATCTACAACCGCTTCGGCTACGGACCCGCAACCGTCAGCGAAGGGATCTCGCTGGACCGTCGATTCGCCGAATTTCGCGCCGAGGCTCCCGACGCGAGTGGTGTGTCCATCACCGACGCACCGACCGCGGCGACGCTACTTCCGGGCATCTACGATCGCTGGCGCCTCGCGACTCCCGGCGTGCAAAAGCGTCCGCAAGCTCACTGGGACCACACTCTCGCGGACCCGTCCGAGCATCGAGCGGGCGCTTCCGGACTGTTCTTTCTGACACATGCCGACGGCTACGTTTCCTACCGCCACCGCAATGAAGGGCACGACAGCATCGTCGAGGTCGACGAGTTCGTCGCACTTACGACGGATGTGTACGCGGCCTTGTGGCGGACGTTGTGCGGGCTCGATCTCGTGACCCGTATCGAGGCTCGGCAGCATCCGGAAGATCCGTTGCGGCTGATGCTGACGGACTACCGGTTGGTGCGGACCACCCGCCGATCCGACCGGCTGTGGCTGCGGATCATGGACGTTCCGGCAGCCCTCGAGGCCCGCGAATATGCCGCTGACCTCGACACCGTCATCACGATCGAAGATCCGTTCCTCGATGCCGGTGGCAGCTTCGCGCTGACAATTCGCGGCGGCAAGGCCACCTGCACGCCCACCGACGCCGATGCCCGGATCACCATGCCGTCCGACGTTCTGAGCAGTGTGTACCTGGGCGCACACCAGGCCAGAACCTTTGCGGCAGCGGGCCGAATCCAAGCCTCCGACGATCTCGAGATTCACCGCTTCGACGTCGCCTTCGGCACCGCGCGTCCGGCTGTGCTGGGGTACGGGTTCTAA
- a CDS encoding GtrA family protein, whose product MAFVGKLVNSLPEKVLVRVLPHAEMLKFLVVGGIAFVVTTVLFFGIKWTVLPQHPVTANIIAVLVATVLSYVLNREWSFAERGGRQRHHEAALFFIVAGIGLAINQVPLWISSYVFDLRQPNVSVLMENFSDFISGSIIGTLLATVFRWWAMRKFVFPEESIDGEMIRDIEATPPVTSSES is encoded by the coding sequence ATGGCGTTTGTAGGAAAACTGGTCAACAGCCTTCCGGAGAAGGTTCTCGTGCGGGTTCTCCCGCACGCCGAGATGCTCAAGTTCCTGGTGGTCGGAGGCATCGCCTTCGTCGTCACGACCGTCTTGTTCTTCGGCATCAAGTGGACGGTTCTACCTCAGCATCCAGTCACGGCCAACATCATCGCGGTCTTGGTCGCGACGGTTCTGTCGTATGTCCTGAACCGTGAATGGTCCTTCGCCGAGCGAGGCGGACGGCAACGACACCATGAAGCTGCACTCTTCTTCATCGTCGCCGGCATCGGCCTGGCCATCAATCAGGTCCCGCTCTGGATCTCGAGCTACGTGTTCGATCTCCGCCAGCCCAACGTCTCCGTGTTGATGGAGAACTTCTCCGACTTCATCAGCGGATCCATCATCGGCACCTTGCTGGCAACAGTCTTCCGGTGGTGGGCGATGCGCAAATTCGTCTTCCCGGAAGAGTCCATCGACGGCGAGATGATTCGCGATATCGAAGCAACGCCTCCGGTCACCTCCTCCGAGAGCTGA